Proteins encoded in a region of the Prunus persica cultivar Lovell chromosome G4, Prunus_persica_NCBIv2, whole genome shotgun sequence genome:
- the LOC18780756 gene encoding uncharacterized protein LOC18780756 isoform X2: MGEGGNAVQDSAVQTTSLENIEALLEAARYDDMDDTVSLASAGVSLDSKDSQGRTALHMASANGHLDIVEYLISRGVDLNATNEEMNTPLHWACLNGHVEVVKKLIFAGANLSVLNSYERTPIDEAVTRGKMDVLDAINAAAAQVELTGVSVS, from the exons ATGGGGGAAGGGGGAAATGCAGTTCAAGATTCAGCAGTCCAAACGACATCGTTGGAGAACATTGAGGCCTTGCTGGAG GCTGCTAGATATGATGACATGGATGACACTGTAAGCTTAGCATCTGCTGGTGTTTCTCTCGATTCTAAGGATTCTCAGGGCCGAACAG CACTACATATGGCTTCTGCTAATGGACATCTTGACATTGTGGAGTATCTTATCAGTAGAGGAGTG GATCTTAATGCTACAAATGAGGAGATGAATACACCTCTACATTGGGCTTGCCTGAATGGACATGTTGAG gtggttaagaaattgatctTTGCAGGAGCTAATCTTAGTGTACTAAACAG CTATGAGAGGACTCCAATTGATGAAGCTGTGACCAGGGGAAAGATGGATGTTCTTGATGCCATTAATGCAGCAGCTGCCCAAGTAGAGCTGACTGGCGTCAGCGTGTCCTAA
- the LOC18780756 gene encoding uncharacterized protein LOC18780756 isoform X1, translating to MQMKMGGCGKMGEGGNAVQDSAVQTTSLENIEALLEAARYDDMDDTVSLASAGVSLDSKDSQGRTALHMASANGHLDIVEYLISRGVDLNATNEEMNTPLHWACLNGHVEVVKKLIFAGANLSVLNSYERTPIDEAVTRGKMDVLDAINAAAAQVELTGVSVS from the exons ATGCAAATGAAAATG GGCGGCTGTGGCAAAATGGGGGAAGGGGGAAATGCAGTTCAAGATTCAGCAGTCCAAACGACATCGTTGGAGAACATTGAGGCCTTGCTGGAG GCTGCTAGATATGATGACATGGATGACACTGTAAGCTTAGCATCTGCTGGTGTTTCTCTCGATTCTAAGGATTCTCAGGGCCGAACAG CACTACATATGGCTTCTGCTAATGGACATCTTGACATTGTGGAGTATCTTATCAGTAGAGGAGTG GATCTTAATGCTACAAATGAGGAGATGAATACACCTCTACATTGGGCTTGCCTGAATGGACATGTTGAG gtggttaagaaattgatctTTGCAGGAGCTAATCTTAGTGTACTAAACAG CTATGAGAGGACTCCAATTGATGAAGCTGTGACCAGGGGAAAGATGGATGTTCTTGATGCCATTAATGCAGCAGCTGCCCAAGTAGAGCTGACTGGCGTCAGCGTGTCCTAA
- the LOC18781220 gene encoding protein LATERAL ROOT PRIMORDIUM 1, giving the protein MWPSSGPPSRPLPYSHLPPEMAGMVGLRDVFVVAPAAAYHHNNHHHLHHHHHDPNLLSPSSDPHHSINASTNPATALGVGVGVGVIPLLTTTPCLAPPNISNVDDDEDNNAHTPTGMSMGMGMGMGMGMGMSMSMGMMSSGQHRNNRSAGGGGGIQLWQQPQPHFFKKTPHDLAATSLGGTHLVQGGGGGVGNNVMNSGSAAASGASTMTCQDCGNQAKKDCTHRRCRTCCKSRGFDCATHVKSTWVPAARRRERQLMSGAAGGGAGSNSGSTSSAKKPRLIGASQTTTSHTSTSNTTPPRSYDTSSSHQDAGFKESLPGQVRAPAVFKCVRVTAVEDGDDEYAYQAVVKIGGHVFKGFLYDQGVEGREGFPNISELHLGGGGGTSGGGNGGRNGASSPILDSSDVYGASSGGLLGGSNFGNPIN; this is encoded by the exons ATGTGGCCCTCCTCCGGCCCTCCCAGCAGGCCTCTCCCCTACAGCCACCTCCCTCCCGAGATGGCCGGCATGGTCGGCCTCAGAGACGTCTTCGTCGTGGCCCCGGCCGCCGCCTACCACCACAACAACCatcaccacctccaccaccaccaccacgaTCCCAATCTCCTCTCCCCCTCCTCCGACCCACACCATTCCATCAACGCCTCCACCAACCCCGCCACCGCTCTCGGTGTTGGGGTTGGCGTCGGCGTCATCCCTCTCCTCACCACCACCCCTTGTCTTGCCCCGCCAAATATCTCAAATGTCGACGATGACGAAGATAATAATGCCCACACTCCTACAGGTATGAGCATGGGCATGGGCATGGGTATGGGTATGGGAATGGGTATGAGTATGAGCATGGGTATGATGAGCAGCGGCCAGCATCGAAACAACCGAAGCgcgggaggaggaggaggaattCAGCTGTGGCAGCAGCCCCAGCCCCACTTCTTCAAGAAAACTCCACATGATCTGGCTGCTACGAGTCTCGGCGGGACCCACTTGGTTCAAGGTGGTGGCGGCGGAGTAGGAAACAACGTTATGAATTCCGGCTCTGCCGCTGCCTCCGGGGCGTCGACAATGACGTGTCAAGATTGTGGGAACCAGGCGAAGAAAGACTGCACGCACAGGCGGTGCAGGACGTGCTGCAAAAGCCGGGGGTTCGACTGTGCTACTCACGTGAAGAGCACATGGGTCCCGGCAGCTCGGCGGAGAGAGCGGCAGCTGATGTCTGGTGCGGCTGGAGGTGGGGCTGGGTCTAATTCTGGGTCTACATCCAGTGCCAAGAAGCCTAGGCTCATTGGCGCCTCCCAAACGACAACGTCTCATACTTCCACTTCAAACACCACCCCCCCTAGAAGCTATGATACTAGCTCTAGTCACCAAG ATGCTGGTTTCAAGGAGTCATTGCCGGGCCAAGTACGTGCTCCGGCAGTGTTCAAGTGCGTTCGGGTGACCGCGGTGGAAGACGGCGACGATGAGTATGCATATCAGGCAGTTGTGAAAATTGGTGGCCATGTGTTCAAAGGGTTCTTATATGATCAAGGGGTTGAAGGTAGAGAAGGGTTTCCCAACATCTCCGAATTGCATTTGGGGGGTGGTGGCGGCACTAGTGGTGGTGGCAATGGGGGACGAAATGGGGCTTCTTCCCCGATTCTCGATAGCTCGGACGTTTATGGGGCGTCTAGTGGAGGATTGCTGGGAGGTTCAAACTTTGGTAATCCAATAAATTGA
- the LOC18778954 gene encoding uncharacterized protein LOC18778954 isoform X1 — MEALLGFKEESTDYDQLVISKPSSSASYSYKLVPWLSWDEWLFVDESLFSISPESVASALRRISAWRSRGCLPVVIEVTASIIEIHQKDPHFRKDQSNDALDNCRADQSSDASLSDEMLAMLYCMAIMRLVNGVVEKTRKKTEVSIAVAADAIGIPRTLIDIRHEGSHRELPALEVVRSASVKALDWLKYYYWEPQKKAIPFHGNETADIRTEIRSKFHELAFCLRVKNTPPSVSSKVKEKRGCRSSNWLCGRNKFFSLMAGKIHSSKSRRSKKDLTKILKSLVGLYASFSSEVVSVLLEILLNAISISDSSKLPVNTQKGPSLHISLNEWKLVITKFSNKEPELLLALLNAALDMIETQEAVLFETGGVRTSSDHRAEILQVEHLSSLFKWLVGNFEGLKPHLEKYSAPEIKVSSGEKTISKAILMELLRKCLVLSASANNQLMDSAVHLAQLTGDNYLLGKLNKLSSLVSSNLDVTEEDNSLKHSTNVFKNEDESISEASKKLEMIKQRKMKSKVVKGTDGDAGNTNRWVLAKSWNPCPIGMLPRAVGSSGCLPVLDFDTVPEKVSQLLGRKENWELNQCSGKREASSDIQLLDNRCVKKLRETEDGCVSDSEHVLSTEDVSGHLMIGGVWKKVGEEELLAIKSAVRIWPHTKKPAVKIEPHKKKSLL; from the exons ATGGAGGCACTTTTAGGGTTTAAGGAAGAATCAACAGATTATGACCAACTTGTGATATCAAAGCCGTCGTCATCAGCATCCTACAGCTACAAATTAGTGCCGTGGTTGAGCTGGGACGAGTGGCTTTTCGTCGACGAATCTCTCTTTTCGATTTCACCTGAATCTGTGGCCTCCGCTTTAAGAAGA ATATCAGCATGGAGAAGCAGAGGTTGTCTTCCTGTTGTAATTGAAGTTACGGCATCGATTATTGAAATTCATCAGAAAGATCCTCACTTTAG AAAGGACCAGTCAAATGATGCTTTGGATAATTGCAGAGCAGATCAATCAAGTGATGCTTCACTTTCAGATGAAATGCTGGCCATGTTATATTGTATGGCAATCATGAG GCTTGTGAATGGTGTTGTTGAGAAGACACGGAAGAAAACAGAGGTTTCAATTGCTGTGGCTGCTGATGCAATTGGCATTCCACGTACACTGATTGATATTCGTCATG AGGGATCTCACCGTGAACTTCCCGCACTGGAGGTTGTTCGTAGTGCTTCAGTTAAG GCCCTTGATTGGTTGAAGTACTACTACTGGGAGCCTCAGAAGAAGGCAATTCCATTTCATGGTAATGAGACTGCTGACATCAGAACTGAGATAAGGTCGAAATTCCATGAATTGGCTTTCTGCTTAAGAGTTAAGAACACTCCTCCGTCGGTTTCTTCGAAAGTCAAGGAAAAACGTG GTTGCAGAAGTAGTAATTGGCTTTGTGGGCGTAATAAGTTTTTCTCACTAATGGCTGGCAAGATCCATTCATCAAAATCTAGAC GTTCCAAGAAAGACCTTACCAAGATATTGAAAAGTCTTGTAGGGTTGTATGCTTCCTTCTCCTCAGAAGTTGTTTCTGTACTGTTGGAGATCTTGTTGAATGCTATAAGTATCTCAGATTCCTCGAAGCTTCCAGTAAACACCCAAAAAGGCCCGAGCCTACATATTTCATTGAATGAGTGGAAGCTTGtgataacaaaattttcaaataaggAACCAGAGTTACTTCTGGCTCTCCTGAATGCAGCTCTTGATATGATTGAGACTCAGGAAGCAGTGCTATTTGAGACAG GAGGGGTTCGCACATCATCAGACCATAGGGCAGAGATACTCCAAGTTGAACACCTCTCTTCTCTGTTTAAGTGGCTAGTTGGGAATTTTGAAGGATTAAAGCCTCATCTTGAAAAATATTCTGCACCTGAGATCAAAGTTTCTTCAGGAGAAAAAACGATATCGAAGGCAATTCTGATGGAACTCCTACGTAAATGCCTTGTTCTATCAGCTTCTGCTAATAACCAGCTCATGGATTCTGCCGTCCATCTTGCACAACTGACTGGGGACAACTACCTATTGGGAAAACTGAACAAACTCTCTTCATTAGTTTCATCAAATTTGGATGTTACTGAAGAAGATAATTCTCTTAAACATTCAACTAATGTATTTAAGAACGAAGACGAATCTATAAGTGAAGCATCAAAGAAGCTAGAGATGATTAAACAGCGCAAAATGAAGAGCAAAGTAGTGAAGGGAACAGATGGTGATGCCGGAAATACTAACAGATGGGTTCTGGCAAAATCATGGAACCCGTGTCCAATTGGAATGTTGCCTCGAGCTGTTGGGTCTTCTGGTTGCCTTCCCGTTCTGGACTTCGATACTGTCCCAGAAAAGGTTTCTCAGTTACTAGGAAGAAAAGAGAACTGGGAATTGAACCAGTGTAGTGGCAAGAGAGAAGCTAGTTCCGATATACAGCTACTAGATAACCGATGTGTTAAGAAGTTGAGGGAAACAGAGGATGGCTGTGTATCAGATAGTGAGCATGTTTTATCCACAGAAGATGTCAGTGGTCATCTCATGATAGGCGGGGTCTGGAAGAAAGTTGGGGAAGAAGAGCTACTTGCCATCAAGTCTGCTGTAAGGATTTggccacacacaaaaaagcCTGCTGTAAAAATTgagccacacaaaaaaaaaagcctgcTGTAA
- the LOC18778954 gene encoding uncharacterized protein LOC18778954 isoform X2, translating into MEALLGFKEESTDYDQLVISKPSSSASYSYKLVPWLSWDEWLFVDESLFSISPESVASALRRISAWRSRGCLPVVIEVTASIIEIHQKDPHFRKDQSNDALDNCRADQSSDASLSDEMLAMLYCMAIMRLVNGVVEKTRKKTEVSIAVAADAIGIPRTLIDIRHEGSHRELPALEVVRSASVKALDWLKYYYWEPQKKAIPFHGNETADIRTEIRSKFHELAFCLRVKNTPPSVSSKVKEKRGSKKDLTKILKSLVGLYASFSSEVVSVLLEILLNAISISDSSKLPVNTQKGPSLHISLNEWKLVITKFSNKEPELLLALLNAALDMIETQEAVLFETGGVRTSSDHRAEILQVEHLSSLFKWLVGNFEGLKPHLEKYSAPEIKVSSGEKTISKAILMELLRKCLVLSASANNQLMDSAVHLAQLTGDNYLLGKLNKLSSLVSSNLDVTEEDNSLKHSTNVFKNEDESISEASKKLEMIKQRKMKSKVVKGTDGDAGNTNRWVLAKSWNPCPIGMLPRAVGSSGCLPVLDFDTVPEKVSQLLGRKENWELNQCSGKREASSDIQLLDNRCVKKLRETEDGCVSDSEHVLSTEDVSGHLMIGGVWKKVGEEELLAIKSAVRIWPHTKKPAVKIEPHKKKSLL; encoded by the exons ATGGAGGCACTTTTAGGGTTTAAGGAAGAATCAACAGATTATGACCAACTTGTGATATCAAAGCCGTCGTCATCAGCATCCTACAGCTACAAATTAGTGCCGTGGTTGAGCTGGGACGAGTGGCTTTTCGTCGACGAATCTCTCTTTTCGATTTCACCTGAATCTGTGGCCTCCGCTTTAAGAAGA ATATCAGCATGGAGAAGCAGAGGTTGTCTTCCTGTTGTAATTGAAGTTACGGCATCGATTATTGAAATTCATCAGAAAGATCCTCACTTTAG AAAGGACCAGTCAAATGATGCTTTGGATAATTGCAGAGCAGATCAATCAAGTGATGCTTCACTTTCAGATGAAATGCTGGCCATGTTATATTGTATGGCAATCATGAG GCTTGTGAATGGTGTTGTTGAGAAGACACGGAAGAAAACAGAGGTTTCAATTGCTGTGGCTGCTGATGCAATTGGCATTCCACGTACACTGATTGATATTCGTCATG AGGGATCTCACCGTGAACTTCCCGCACTGGAGGTTGTTCGTAGTGCTTCAGTTAAG GCCCTTGATTGGTTGAAGTACTACTACTGGGAGCCTCAGAAGAAGGCAATTCCATTTCATGGTAATGAGACTGCTGACATCAGAACTGAGATAAGGTCGAAATTCCATGAATTGGCTTTCTGCTTAAGAGTTAAGAACACTCCTCCGTCGGTTTCTTCGAAAGTCAAGGAAAAACGTG GTTCCAAGAAAGACCTTACCAAGATATTGAAAAGTCTTGTAGGGTTGTATGCTTCCTTCTCCTCAGAAGTTGTTTCTGTACTGTTGGAGATCTTGTTGAATGCTATAAGTATCTCAGATTCCTCGAAGCTTCCAGTAAACACCCAAAAAGGCCCGAGCCTACATATTTCATTGAATGAGTGGAAGCTTGtgataacaaaattttcaaataaggAACCAGAGTTACTTCTGGCTCTCCTGAATGCAGCTCTTGATATGATTGAGACTCAGGAAGCAGTGCTATTTGAGACAG GAGGGGTTCGCACATCATCAGACCATAGGGCAGAGATACTCCAAGTTGAACACCTCTCTTCTCTGTTTAAGTGGCTAGTTGGGAATTTTGAAGGATTAAAGCCTCATCTTGAAAAATATTCTGCACCTGAGATCAAAGTTTCTTCAGGAGAAAAAACGATATCGAAGGCAATTCTGATGGAACTCCTACGTAAATGCCTTGTTCTATCAGCTTCTGCTAATAACCAGCTCATGGATTCTGCCGTCCATCTTGCACAACTGACTGGGGACAACTACCTATTGGGAAAACTGAACAAACTCTCTTCATTAGTTTCATCAAATTTGGATGTTACTGAAGAAGATAATTCTCTTAAACATTCAACTAATGTATTTAAGAACGAAGACGAATCTATAAGTGAAGCATCAAAGAAGCTAGAGATGATTAAACAGCGCAAAATGAAGAGCAAAGTAGTGAAGGGAACAGATGGTGATGCCGGAAATACTAACAGATGGGTTCTGGCAAAATCATGGAACCCGTGTCCAATTGGAATGTTGCCTCGAGCTGTTGGGTCTTCTGGTTGCCTTCCCGTTCTGGACTTCGATACTGTCCCAGAAAAGGTTTCTCAGTTACTAGGAAGAAAAGAGAACTGGGAATTGAACCAGTGTAGTGGCAAGAGAGAAGCTAGTTCCGATATACAGCTACTAGATAACCGATGTGTTAAGAAGTTGAGGGAAACAGAGGATGGCTGTGTATCAGATAGTGAGCATGTTTTATCCACAGAAGATGTCAGTGGTCATCTCATGATAGGCGGGGTCTGGAAGAAAGTTGGGGAAGAAGAGCTACTTGCCATCAAGTCTGCTGTAAGGATTTggccacacacaaaaaagcCTGCTGTAAAAATTgagccacacaaaaaaaaaagcctgcTGTAA